GGGGCGGCGATTTCCTGGTCCTTGTACTGGAGCTGGTAGAGCTTCCAGTATATGCCGCGCTGCGCCAGCAACTGCTGGTGGCTGCCCATCTCGCGCAGCCGCCCCTTGTGCATGACCAGGATCTTGTCGGCGCTCTGCACGGTGGAGAGGCGGTGGGCCACGATGATGGAGGTGCGTCCTTCGACCATGCGGCTGAGCGCGTCGCGCACCCGGAACTCGGTCTCGGTGTCCACGCTGGAGGTGGCCTCGTCGAGCACCAGGATGCTGGGAGCGTGGGCCAACGCCCGGGCGAAGGAGATGAGCTGCTTCTGCCCGGTAGAGAGGGTAGAGCCGCGCTCGCGCACCGGTTCGTGGAAGCCCTCGGGCAGGCTGCGGATGAAGTCGGAGAGGTTCACGTCCTCGGCAGCCTGCTCCACGTGCTCGTCCTCGATCCAGGAGGTTCCCAGGCGGATGTTGTCGCGCACCGTGCCGCTGAAGAGGAAGGGGTCCTGCAGCACCACGCCGAAGCGCTGGCGCAGGGCCGACAGGTCCATCTCGCGCACGTCCACGCCATCGATGCGCACCGCGCCCTTCTGCACGTCGTAGAAGCGCAGCAGCAGGGAGAGGATGGTGGTCTTGCCGGCGCCGGTGTGGCCGACGATCGCAATCGTCTCCCCCGGCTCGATGGCGAAGCTGACGTCGCGCAGCACCCAGTCGTAGTCGGGCTCGTGCGCCGAACCCTGGCCGTCGCCGTTGCCCCCGGCGGCCGCGTCCTTGCCTTCGGCGGCGGGCAGGGTGCGGTAGGCGAACCAGACGTGGTCGAATTCGATGCGCCCCGGCCCGCTGACGGGCTGGGGCGCGGCCGGGGTCAGGATCTCCGCGGGCGTGTCCAGCAGCTTGAAGATGCGCTCGCTGGAGGCCATGGCCGCCTGCAGGATGTTGTACTTCTCGCTCAGGTCCTGGATGGGCCGGAAGAAACGCTGCGCGTACTGCATGAAGGCCACCAGCACGCCCAGGGTGACGGCATTGCGCAGCACCTGGTTGCCCCCGAACCAGATCACGCTGGCGATGGCCACGGAAGAGAGCACCTCCACCACCGGGTAGTAGACGGCGTGCGCCAGGATGGCGTCCTTGAAGGCCTCCATGTGGGTGGCGTTGATCTTCTCGAACTTCTGGTAGGCGCGCTTCTCCCGGTTGAAGAGCTGCAGCACCACGATTCCGCTGACGTGCTCCTGCAAGTAGGCGTTGATACGGGCGATGGCCACGCGGATGCGCCGGTAGCTGTCGCGCACCTTGCGGCGGAAGATCATGGTGGCCCAGAAGATCACCGGCAGCACCGCGAAGGTGATCAGCGCCAGCCACCACTTCATCTTCAGCATGATGGCCACGATCCCGGCCAGCACGAAGATGTCCTCGAAGATGGCCACTACCCCCGAGGTGAACATGTCGTTGAGGGCGTCCACGTCGGTGGTGACGCGGGTCACCAGCCGCCCCACCGGGTTGCGGTCGAAGAAGGCGACGTGCATCTTCTGCAGGTGGCGGAAGATCTGGCTGCGCAGGTCGAACATGACCTTCTGCCCGGCCCACTGCATCAGGTAGGTCTGCAGGAAATCGAAGAGGAAACCGGCCACCAGCAGGAAGACGTAAAGGCCGGCGATCTGCGCGATGCCGGTCAGCGCCTGCGGGCTCAGCCAACGGTCCAGCAGCGGCAGCGCCGCCCCCGGCTTGGGCTCCAGGTACTTGTCGACCGCCACCTTCGTCAGATAGGGCCCGAGGACGTCGCAGCCCGCCTTGAGCACGATGGCCACCAGTGCGATGGTGACCGGCAGGGAATACGGGCGCAGGTAGGTGAGCAGCCGCTTCATCAGCCGGCTGTCGTAGGCTTTGCCCAGTACCTCTTCTTCGTGGATGTTGTCTGCCATCCCGGTTGTCCTATTTTAGATGGCAATCGCCGCGGCGGGGACGCAGATTCGCTTGGCCGCTACTCCACCCGGCGCAGCACCAGCGCCGAGTTCTTCGATCCGAAGGCGATGCAGTTGCACACCGCGTGCTCGATCACAGCTTTGCGTCCCGCCTCGGGGACATAGTCCAGGTCGCACTCCGGGTCGGGCTTCTCCAGGTTGATGGTGGGCGGGATGCTGCCGTGATGCATGGCCATGAGCGTGGCTGCCACCCCGGCGGCGCCGCAGGCCCCCTGGGGATGCCCGATCTGCGACTTCAGCGCCGAC
This window of the Terriglobales bacterium genome carries:
- a CDS encoding ABC transporter ATP-binding protein, which translates into the protein MADNIHEEEVLGKAYDSRLMKRLLTYLRPYSLPVTIALVAIVLKAGCDVLGPYLTKVAVDKYLEPKPGAALPLLDRWLSPQALTGIAQIAGLYVFLLVAGFLFDFLQTYLMQWAGQKVMFDLRSQIFRHLQKMHVAFFDRNPVGRLVTRVTTDVDALNDMFTSGVVAIFEDIFVLAGIVAIMLKMKWWLALITFAVLPVIFWATMIFRRKVRDSYRRIRVAIARINAYLQEHVSGIVVLQLFNREKRAYQKFEKINATHMEAFKDAILAHAVYYPVVEVLSSVAIASVIWFGGNQVLRNAVTLGVLVAFMQYAQRFFRPIQDLSEKYNILQAAMASSERIFKLLDTPAEILTPAAPQPVSGPGRIEFDHVWFAYRTLPAAEGKDAAAGGNGDGQGSAHEPDYDWVLRDVSFAIEPGETIAIVGHTGAGKTTILSLLLRFYDVQKGAVRIDGVDVREMDLSALRQRFGVVLQDPFLFSGTVRDNIRLGTSWIEDEHVEQAAEDVNLSDFIRSLPEGFHEPVRERGSTLSTGQKQLISFARALAHAPSILVLDEATSSVDTETEFRVRDALSRMVEGRTSIIVAHRLSTVQSADKILVMHKGRLREMGSHQQLLAQRGIYWKLYQLQYKDQEIAAPAAAPAVLPGSPVGADD